In Glycine max cultivar Williams 82 chromosome 10, Glycine_max_v4.0, whole genome shotgun sequence, the DNA window GCCTTTCTTGGATGCTTGCAAGCATATACTTCCTGTTATAGGTACAAGCTCATGGTCCCTTAAATTGTTACTGTCGTAAGACAAAGGATAAAGAAAGGCAAAGCTGTTATTTGGACCTttttcagtgttttttttttttttcatttgtttgttgTGTTTTATTTTGTGAGAGGAACATCAATGGCCCTTTACTTCTTTTGAATAATCTAGTGTGTTAAACAATATTATATTTACTACATATTAATggatttttctctctctttgaaCAAGATAAAATGCATATAAGTGATATTTTCTACAGTGGATTCTGCTCTCCTGTTCTCCTGCTTCTCTCCATCTCACTTAAAAGTTATTCAAACATATATTGTTATATAAATtgggagaaaaaaattgttgatctTAGTTTACCTAACAAATTTGGTGCCCGTATTACATCAAGCTCTTAGTATCGCTACCTGCTTGACATGTTTCTTGGTTTTTCAAGTGCCTGTAATCtgtatcctttttatttataaggaGAGAGTTTGTTAAAAGGAAaaggagtaaaaaaaaaaatggaggctTGTGAACCCTTCAGGATAAAAAACTTATACACATGTTAATCTCTAGAATGAGTGTGTTACAATCTAACTTTAAAAATGTATAACAAAATAGATTGTTGACCTTTTTTTGTCGGGTGATGCTTGGTTAAGCCTTAAATGTATGACAATATTAATACTTACAGTTATCTGATGGACTAATACTTTTCTTTTGACAGATAAGTTTGGAGCTGCTATGGCCCTTGTTAAATCTGACATTGGTGGTAACATATCGGTAGGTTTTTGTCACCCATTTCTATCTTATGTGCtcctttttttttgggtacataTGGGTCATCACATGCATGCTTGCAGCTTTATATGCAATATTGCAATACTAatgtgctttttattttttcgtaTGACATGCTTTGGTTATATAGTTTTACCATACTTGAAGTGTAACTTGGATGTTGATCCATTTTTCTATTTCATGTGTAACTGGCTTTTATATACATTCTCATGCTTTACTTTTTATACAACTTTTAGTATGGATTATGTACCCAAAccttttatattggttcaaaACTTCAGATGTTATATGTTCTCACTCTATGATGCGTTCTTTCAAAGCAGAGATTGGAATCTAAGTACTCCTCCAATCCAACCAAATTCAACTACCTGTACAGTTTGGTACAAGTTGAGGTTGAAACTAAAACGGCTAAATCATCATCCAGTTGTACCAATGGACTTCTTTGGCTTACAAGGTAAAGAACACCAAGCAACTACTATTTAACTAGTAATTCATACTGTTATTGCATTCCCAAATCTGTTATTTTCGAGaactatttctttaatttgtaaTATTCCAATCATAGAGTCTGTTGTCCATGAGTAAATAAACAACTTACCTTTCTAAAGGCACTGGAAACTTAAGAAAGAAAGCACAAaggttcttccttccttcaaCACCTTACCCCTTAATTCTTGCCTACCCTCTCAATGCTCTCATCATTACATCTTCCCGCCCACCAATAACAGAATCCCCCTATCATTCTCACCTCCCTGCTTCTACGTTACAGACTATTAAATTGGAGTCAAAATCCCTTTTGCCTAATTCGCTCCCCTTTGCTCTTCTAATGTAAACCTTAGTAATAAGAGgatatttatcaataattatagtagtatactaatttttattttgtgactaGAGACCTCAAGAAATGGTTATTAGTTGCATTTaattcttgtattttaatttatgattcaTTTATTTCTCTGACCTGCAAAACTTTCAGAGCAATGGATTTCTTGGTGGCATTGTTCCAAAACTTAATTGAGCATGCAGATTGGTCAATGTCACAAGCCTGTACAGATTCCTATAACAAGACTCTAAAGAAGTGGCATGGCTGGCTTGCAAGTTCAAGCTTCAGTGTAATGTTTTCCATGCTCTCATCAATAATGTTCTTTTGGTATTCAAAATGCTTTTGTGACATAGTGAATGACTAAATGCTCTACATACAGGTAGCGATGAAGCTTGCTCCTGATAGGAAGAAATTCATGGAGGTGATACAAGGCACTGGTGATATCAGTGCTGATATACAGAAATTTTGTACTGacttttctcctatctttgaaGAGAATCACAAGTTTCTGGTAAGATATCTTAGATTTTGTTTAGCTTATCGGTGATCATTACTAGCAGTGTCTAAATGGCCTGGAATAGGACATTGAACTGCAAGCCTTATGTTCTGGATTAAGCCATACATATTCTGGTCTATGtgtgtattaaattaaaaaaaaaatctaatctcTTTATCTAAGCATTCAATTAATAACACCTAGCAGTTCcatgaaaaagatattattttattatagttttaaaagattgtagGAACTTAAAGGCTTACTATTTTGGCACAGGCTCGTTGTGGTTTGGATGATATGAAGGCGTCATGAAGTCACGGATTCATGATCAGAAGTCTCTTGATGAATGGCTCTTGCATTCTTACTCTCATGTTGAGTACTTAAACTTTATGTTTCTTTGTTGGCATCCAGACCCAGTAACATGATAAACATTCTATAACTTTAATCATGTACCGCagatttcttgttttgtgcttGGTGGTATAGAATCATGGGATATAAGCACAATTTTGCTTGGCTAGAAAAAACTTTAACACTAGTTTCGCatgttgttaatttattttataaaaacacaaaCTATTAGTTTTGAGGCTTAGTGatacttttattttccttttcagtTTGGACAGTGTGgtttaggttttttatttttatttttaaattaattaaatttttctgtTTAATATCAAGTAAGTTtcgtttgattatatttttttatattccatTCTattcaactcacaaatcaaaacattatatttatttcaaaataaaaagtctCAATTTTTTCCACTTCAACTCTTAATTTGACATCCAATAAGAtccttctatttttattaaaatttcactaaaattCCAACTTCtgaacttttataattttttatattttaaattcatagcCAACCcttgaatatttgaataaaaagtaaaaatttgtgGATTTTAAGTATAtggaaatatattatataaccaAATTagcttgatttaaaaaaaaaaaaaacttaactagCTTTTACCAAAAATGGAAAGTTAAAATTAGATATAGTCCAAACAAAAGTTTTGTATGGTAGTAAATAAGAAGAtgataagaaggaaaaaagtggGGGAAAAAAGATTGGATAATTATACGGCAGAAAAATAAAggagaataaaaagaaagaaatgttgAGTCTTTCTCCATTCATTTAGTTaaatagaaaatgataagaGAGAAGAatgatattttctttgaaaagacaaaaatatttgtaaaattttggttatatttaataaaattagttgaaaaagataattgatagttgataattgaaaacttttaagttaatttattaaattataaatgttcggtaaaattaattattgaaataattaaaaaatattaaatgacatattttaaaaaaagataataggaaaattgaataaatattttaaggataaaaatgaataaaatataaaaaaactataaggtagaaaccagtgttttaaaaatattatttcaaaaaatattagaaattagttaaaatttatttgccaAACCAACCGTCAACACAAATTGTTCAACTAATAAGAAAATTTACTAAATGAAATGACTTTTCAaatctaaatatattattaaaagaaaagttaagAGATAAAGTTGGAAATACATAATATACGTGTTGATTTCCAATAGACGAGTATCGATGATGTCAAATTTTAGAGGGCatgtagaaaaatatttagaaaaataatttataatttgtatatttaaaattactttcaacAACTTTTTAACACTAGTTAGAGATTAAAAACTGGTTCATTAtcgaagttgaaaaaaatatttttaaattaaagttattaaaaaatttatagtgTTTCAAGTTTACAAATTTTTAGTAGTGTTATCAGATTTTAGGAATTTAAATGTCAAAaggaaatatgaaaataaaagtaaaaacctcataaaataaacttattaccttttttttaatttacttcattaaaaatcttttttaagtttcttttcttggAAATTCTACTTAGACTATGTTCAAAGAAATTAGTTGAAAAGTTAGAtaaaattgataattgaaaactagtttattaaattataaatgttcgATAAAATTAActgttaaagtaattaaaaaatataaaataacaaaaaaaatactaaaatcatgatttattttaaaaagtaatcaagaaatttaataaatatattaagaataaaatgggagaaaaaaatagaagatttaagttaacattttttaaaatactaaaagctaatgaaaaaacttatttatctaACGGTCAAAAAAACttttaagttaataaaaaaatctaattagcTGAGATATCTTGTTGAACATAAATTATGTTCGGTAAGACATTTTAGCTAGCTTCtatcttttcttattaattgaAAAGTTTATTTGATTATTCGCTAAACAAGTTACTTTAGTAACTTCCTAATAGCTTCTAGCATTTTTTGAAATGCCACCTGAAAgtagtttttcttaaaatgcTAGCTTCTAtcttctaattatttatattttattttacttttatcctcaacatatttatttatttttcttgttaccttttttaaataaatcataattttattattttatattttttatatttttcaactacttcaataattaattttacctaacatttataaattaataatttaacttttcaactttcaattatcatcctattttttcaacttttaactaattttgtcCATAATAATTATAGTCCCACCCCAACTTTTTCTTTGAGGTGTCAAAAAAGGGTTAAACTCGTTGGATTGACCCAATTAGCCCAATGTTTATCAGACATGTTAGACGGTAAAAGCCTAGGCTGAAGTTATTTTTGGGCCGGCCCATCCCAAAGTTTTATTAGTCTAAAGTAGGTTGGCCCGTGATGGACCGGCGCTAGCTTGTTGACCcgatttctgtttttatttaattattttttgtaattagtaAAACTATAAATggtaagtttaattttaaatgaggtgttaatatcaaatttaagaTTAATATTATATGCATATTGAGTATTGTTTAATTTCTcgcatttttattgtttattttatttctcttattatttactcttatatttttctattttatagtaCATATggaaacttatatttttttagtttatggtgagaaattttttagtttaatttctatctaatggttttatattatcattcaacTACAAATTAtcacttaaattattttataataattatttcaaaatcaacaaatttatcatatattatgatttataattgaatgatgGTGTAAAACTTATTATACTTTGGgtaactatttttcttaatttttttttgtaaacttgttatataaaatttaatatatttaataatattttaatttttaattttctaaaaaatgagTCATCGCGTGCAGCTTGTCAAACCAGGTTGAACTAAGAAAATGTTAACTCAATATTAAATTGACCCAGCTCGTCTAAAAATGGGGTGCCCCATGTTGCAACTTCAAATGAATTGAGCTagctaatgataaaaaaaaatggattgcACTAATCCGAATTAGCAACTCTAAATtctctttttcaaaatttcaaagaaaaagtaTCTCAAACTaaacaagttatatatatatatatatatatagacacataCAAACACACGGGACTGCTATtattattctaattaaaaaaaatgcaagttgGAAACTCCCAATGATTTtcctttgtttgtttgttttttggtaatagaacaaaaaagaaaaacaaccaAGTTAatacattcttcttcttctttcttttttattctcctTTTAATTTAGGTTCACCAAATTCAGAAATGCCAGACGATTATAGTTTTCAACCCGTTATTCTCGCACTTCCACTAAATTTAACTTATGCAGATGAAAGTTACAATGAAACCTCTCAGGCCTTCCATCAAGAAACATGGGTTACTGGTTTTGATTTGGCTGCCCACCAATAGGGGGCGGTAGCTAGATCAAAATCAAGCGCTTTCATTTTTACACTTTTGAGTTTTCCAACCTGAAATCTCTCTCTTCTTTGGTTGGATGCTCATTCCAGAACATCCAATCAAGAACCGCAATAACTTCCAAAACCTTTTCTTCCCATGTTTTCTTGAACATTAGTTCTAATTCATTTACAACACTCAGAAGACATCATTTGATTGATACAAACATTTGTCTTGGAGGTAATCTGGCAGGCATCTTCTATTAATTGTATTCTTATcttgttttgttcatttttatttttaaaaaatgtcaatttaattaaaaatgcatCTATGAAATGTTGGGTCATGATATAATGTGATTGGTATTTTAATGGGATTGATGCCAAATGAATGAAATGATTAAATGGTAATAAGATGATCTGTTGTATCATCCCTTTGTTTTCAGAAATTTGTAGCTGGTTCCATTGAAGATTGGAAGTACTAACACATTTGAAGTGAAAAATTTCGGACGCAAAAATAGATCGAAGAGATTCAACAATGTCGTCAGGCGCGGTGAAAGGCCCGGTGAAAGGCCAAATGAAAGGCCTCCTCAAAGGACTTAGATACATATCCCAAATATTTGGTAATCCCAATCTTCTATCATcacaaaaaactaaaataggAAATATGTTTCCATAGCCTTGTAGAAgtgattttcattaaataaaactaaatatatatgcACAAGTTCTAaaggaaaaaggagaaaataataTCTGTTTAGGATTTCATTAAGTAGGACTATATGGGGTGGTTCTGAGGAGGTGAGGAAAGTTCATTGGATGACATGGGACGTGGTGCGTTATGAATGAGAGATGGGTGATGCATATTAACTGAAAAAGAGAGCCTATTGAATAAGGTTTTAGTTGGGTTGTAtcgggaggaggaggaggagggtaAGTTATATATGCAAGAAAATAAATGGATCCTTTTTGGTTGGATGGGTCTTTGGCTCGGAGGATGGAGTTATTCAAGTGGAAAGTGAAACCGGTGGAGACTCTTATGCTCATAAGGTGCTCATGGAGGATAGGGAAAGTAGTGGGAATCATGGTGACATGAACGTGATGAAAGTTTGGGATAGGGGTGTGGTTCCTTGGAAGGTGGCAGTCTTTGCATGGAATTTGCTACAAAATAGATTACCCACAAAAGAAAATCTCAGGCGGGGAGTCAATGAATAATTTGTTCTATGATAATATGTTTAGGGTAGTGTTAACTAGTGTCTGGTAagcagttaaaaaattaaaaatcataggaAAAGGTAATTTTTACACATTTCAACAAAATACTTTGTTCTTTTAGCTTTTTAATCATTTGATTAGGATTTATCATATGTTTAAGGTGGTGAGGTGGCATAAGTATTACATATAATAAGTACAATTCCAATAATTTATGGGACTGTCAGAAGGATCACGAGTGGAAGGAGGGTGGTAAGGTTTGTTGTAGTGTAGACAGGGAGACAAAGAAGTATTTGATTTTTGAGAATTAACGAGTACAGATTATACATATTGTAGAAGAAGTAAAAATTAAGTTGGCTTGGAGGGAGAAAGAGAGGCTCttgatttttaaatcatttggCTTGTTTAGAAAACACAAGTTATTGAGGATGTCATGGAAAATGAAAAGTATTTTTGAGGGAGGGGTTTTGGGTGCTATAAGGGGAGAGTGGGTATTGGTGGTAAAATGTAAAGATGTTGATACGTGTATTGTATGCTttgctattttaaaaaaaaaaggtacagTGTATGTTTCAATCAAACCtttaattatgtataaataaaatttaccttTGTTGGGGGTGTTATAATTGGAAgttatgcatgcatgcatggatattctaaatttgaaaaaaaaaataaaaaaagttaattgaaaCGATAATAGACGAGGAGGATGAAAAGGAGATACAAATCGGGTTTCCAACAGACGTAAAGCACTTGGCACACATTGGAGCTGAAAATGCCAAAGCAAGTCAACCAAGCTGGGTAAGTAATTAGCATTAATCCTTTCTCAATTTacgtaattaatttataaattaacgaGAAATTATATTGTTCAGTTGAGCGAGTTCAAGGAATTATCAGAAGGTGGAACAGTGACGAAGGGCACATCTGAAGGTGATGCATCAGGTATTGTAGAAGATGATGCTAATAGCAAAGGTGAAGGTAGCAGGCGAAGCCGAAAGTCAAGGCCTCGTTCTACAGAGAGCCAGTCCTCGATGACTCCAGACATCTGCAAGCCGAGCCGACGACACCACTCGGAATCTTCTAGAAGGATGAGTCGTCACTCGTCGGAAGAAGAGAAAACATCAAAACCTACGCATCGCAGGAAGAGCAAGACGTCCGAGGAAAAAGACGAGAAAGAAGGTTCCTCCAGGAGGGCTCCCAGATCTCGAAGACAGCCCAAGGGAGATTCCTTAACTGATTTCTCCTTCTCAGATTCTGGGCCTAGTGGGCCCAACTAGACACGTCATAGTGGACCAGCAGCAGATTCAGTTTAGAGAGAGATTTCAGgggaaacaaattaatt includes these proteins:
- the LOC100785763 gene encoding CRIB domain-containing protein RIC3, with the protein product MSSGAVKGPVKGQMKGLLKGLRYISQIFDEEDEKEIQIGFPTDVKHLAHIGAENAKASQPSWLSEFKELSEGGTVTKGTSEGDASGIVEDDANSKGEGSRRSRKSRPRSTESQSSMTPDICKPSRRHHSESSRRMSRHSSEEEKTSKPTHRRKSKTSEEKDEKEGSSRRAPRSRRQPKGDSLTDFSFSDSGPSGPN
- the LOC100500008 gene encoding putative glycolipid transfer protein; translation: MEVTVFTPALEGIKLVKSEQGEILTQPFLDACKHILPVIDKFGAAMALVKSDIGGNISRLESKYSSNPTKFNYLYSLVQVEVETKTAKSSSSCTNGLLWLTRAMDFLVALFQNLIEHADWSMSQACTDSYNKTLKKWHGWLASSSFSVAMKLAPDRKKFMEVIQGTGDISADIQKFCTDFSPIFEENHKFLARCGLDDMKAS